A genomic segment from Paenibacillus sp. FSL K6-1096 encodes:
- a CDS encoding glycoside hydrolase family 16 protein has protein sequence MNRLMWEQDFQGGAADLKLWNIRLGNDLLDNDGNAVFPGWGNGEQQFYTGRPENLSIGEEGLRLCAHREVTEQEGRSFAYTSARIDTRDHFAFCYGKLTVRAKLPAGQGVWPAIWLLPQDQAYGPWPASGEIDILEAKGRLPRQIAGTLHYGADIERKVVEEFTYELERGTIEVFRDYALEWEEGVMRWLVDGHCYAERQLVPEMPFNQPFYLLLNLAVGGWYDPVPVDEAALPAVMTIASIRLYQS, from the coding sequence ATGAACAGACTGATGTGGGAGCAGGATTTCCAAGGGGGAGCTGCGGATCTGAAGCTCTGGAACATCCGCTTAGGCAATGATCTGCTGGACAATGACGGGAATGCCGTCTTCCCGGGCTGGGGCAACGGGGAGCAGCAGTTCTATACAGGACGGCCGGAGAATCTGTCTATCGGCGAGGAGGGACTGCGGCTATGCGCGCACCGTGAGGTCACGGAGCAGGAGGGGCGGAGCTTCGCGTATACCTCGGCCCGGATTGATACAAGAGATCACTTCGCGTTCTGCTACGGCAAGCTGACTGTGCGCGCCAAGCTGCCGGCCGGACAGGGAGTCTGGCCGGCCATCTGGCTGCTTCCGCAGGATCAGGCGTATGGTCCCTGGCCGGCTTCCGGCGAGATTGATATTCTGGAGGCGAAGGGGCGTCTGCCCCGGCAGATAGCCGGAACGCTGCATTACGGTGCAGACATCGAGCGGAAGGTTGTCGAAGAATTCACTTACGAGCTGGAGCGCGGAACGATTGAAGTATTCCGGGATTACGCGCTGGAATGGGAGGAAGGGGTCATGAGATGGCTGGTAGACGGGCATTGCTACGCCGAGCGGCAGCTTGTGCCGGAGATGCCGTTCAATCAGCCCTTCTACCTGCTGCTTAACCTTGCCGTTGGCGGCTGGTATGATCCTGTGCCGGTGGACGAGGCTGCATTACCGGCAGTGATGACCATAGCCAGCATCCGGCTGTACCAGAGCTGA